A stretch of the Neodiprion lecontei isolate iyNeoLeco1 chromosome 4, iyNeoLeco1.1, whole genome shotgun sequence genome encodes the following:
- the LOC107225320 gene encoding eukaryotic translation initiation factor 3 subunit G, with translation MPVTEEVKSSWADEVEEEGGALPPPTEVYENGFKILTEYKYNEDDKKVKVVRTYKVERRIVSKTIAVRKNWAKFGDSSDDRPGPNPATTVGAEDVFMQFISNKEEENKVEEDSLDKLKSIGDKGVVKCRNCNGDHWTSKCPYKDTILAGGKVPDDKKPAGVPGAPGAMSDLNKPQGSRYVPPNMRDGGNRRGDSMQMTKRDDTTAIRISNLSESTSDADLEELVKPFGPIQKLYLAKEKLTNSCKGFAYVHYKFRADAAKAIVQLHGHGYDHLILNVDWSKPPTQSN, from the exons ATGCCGGTAACAGAAGAAGTTAAATCCAGTTGGGCAGATGAAGTTGAGGAAGAAGGAGGAGCACTGCCACCACCGACAGAGGTCTATGAAAATGGATTCAAAATCCTTACAGAATACAAATACAACGAAGACGATAAGAAAGTAAAAGTTGTCCGTACATATAAGGTGGAACGTCGTATAGTATCAAAGACTATAGCCGTGCGGAAAAACTGGGCAAAGTTTGGAGACTCCTCGGACGACAGACCTGGACCAAATCCAGCCACAACTGTCGGAGCAGAAGATGTCTTCATGCAGTTCATTTCAAATAAGGAAGAAGAGAACAAGGTCGAAGAAGACTCACTTGACAAATTGAAGAGTATCGGGGACAAGGGTGTCGTCAAGTGTCGTAACTGCAATGGTGATCACTGGACTTCAAAGTGTCCTTACAAAGACACTATACTCGCTGGAG GTAAAGTTCCAGATGATAAGAAACCAGCTGGAGTGCCAGGAGCACCTGGAGCAATGTCTGATCTAAATAAACCTCAGGGTAGTAGATACGTACCACCCAATATGCGAGATGGCGGTAATAGACGTGGAGATTCGATGCAGATGACGAAGCGTGACGATACAACAGCGATCCGAATTTCCAACCTCTCTGAAAGCACTTCCGACGCCGATTTGGAAGAGCTTGTTAAGCCTTTTGGACCAATTCAAAAACTGTACCTTGCTAAGGAAAAGCTAACTAATTCGTGTAAAGGATTTGCTTATGTTCATTATAAATTCCGAGCTGATGCTGCTAAAGCTATTGTTCAATTACATGGACATGGTTACGATCACCTTATTTTAAATGTGGACTGGTCCAAACCCCCCACACAAAGTAATTAG
- the LOC107225321 gene encoding calcium homeostasis endoplasmic reticulum protein, with amino-acid sequence MDQAPADTDLRNIIDKLAQFVARNGPEFEQMTKNKQKDNPKFGFLFGGEHFNYYQYKVTTEQAILKQKGINPMQNADPRLNVSQQQQTAAAVASPQNNVSLASSLSAQNNGLSQVVGNPGPVIPGITGVPGVSGVPGPIGGPGNVGPPVGAIPGPIRNVNSPIGGVNSGVNIAGPSGWLRNELAQLQSQQATLREQVRQSEQNLAAQHAALMAQQQGRVEEAVRQAQEASLQNNAQHTNTDLSAFDSVLQPIIESCTKDSISAGKAWILQNSITAQSNQVIAEHLLKKVIQGAAFSQKLHVIYLVNDVLHHCARKKSIDLRKAMESVVVPMFCNTSLAATDEQLNKLNKLLSLWESKNNYFDDGIIEKLKQPSISWSEYQASLVSKHASAITPITTSTKQTFENYQAQHQAFINHAMRQIQTIEQQKISIDQQLKAPPPPPPQMNQPNLNIPPTHTGPPPPMSGGDMNFSQPPPGWGVPGAPEPPPFTNVPLPDFSKPPPGFGPPPIIHEPSMEDLMPSMPYFELPAGLMVPLIKLEDGEYKSLDPDAIRLPPPAPPSDRLVAAVEAFYAPPNHDSPRDSDGWEKLGLYEYYKAKNAARKRKEEDILSGLRQRSRSPSPILRPRSKSPSPPKKRYRSKSRSRSRSRSKGRSRSRSPTSNHRRNSRNSSNHNSRSRRNRRNSNKERSPDSKRGDRSDRSPTPPSFLGSTYSKAQQEISLDESNKGHQLLKKMGWGGAGLGANEQGIEAPISGGEIRDKNDQYKGVGINLNDPYENFRKSKGQAFITRMKARAEERAEERAERD; translated from the exons ATGGATCAGGCTCCTGcag ACACGGACTTGCGCAACATCATAGACAAGCTGGCTCAATTTGTCGCACGTAACGGACCAGAGTTTGAGCAGATGacgaaaaacaagcaaaagGATAACCCGAAGTTTGGTTTCCTGTTTGGCGGAGAGCACTTTAACTACTATCAATACAAAGTGACAACGGAGCAAGCCA TTTTAAAGCAAAAAGGAATAAATCCAATGCAAAATGCCGACCCACGTTTAAACGTttcgcagcagcagcaaacAGCCGCGGCCGTCGCTTCGCCACAAAATAACGTCAGTCTTGCCTCGAGCCTGAGCGCTCAAAACAACGGTTTAAGCCAAGTGGTCGGGAACCCAGGGCCCGTTATACCAGGGATAACTGGGGTACCCGGAGTATCCGGAGTTCCAGGACCAATCGGAGGGCCTGGAAATGTGGGACCACCTGTTGGGGCCATTCCTGGACCAATAAGGAACGTGAATTCGCCGATCGGAGGAGTTAATTCTGGTGTCAATATTGCCGGTCCTTCAGGTTGGTTGCGAAATGAACTTGCGCAGCTTCAGTCACAGCAAGCTACACTCCGAGAACAAGTTAGGCAATCTGAGCAAAACCTCGCTGCCCAACACGCCGCTTTAATGGCTCAACAACAAGGGAGAGTCGAGGAGGCTGTCAGACAAGCTCAAGAAGCATCGCTGCAAAATAATGCTCAGCATACAAACACTGACCTTTCTGCATTTGATTCTGTACTACAACCCATTATCGAGAGCTGCACTAAGGACAGCATCAGTGCCGGAAAGGCTTGGATACTACAGAATTCTATCACAGCACAAAGCAATCAAGTTATCGCTgagcatttgctgaaaaa aGTAATTCAAGGAGCAGCTTTCAGCCAGAAGTTACACGTGATTTACTTAGTAAACGATGTTCTTCATCATTG TGCGAGGAAAAAATCAATCGATCTTCGCAAAGCAATGGAAAGCGTTGTTGTCCCGATGTTCTGCAACACGTCATTGGCTGCTACCGATGAAcagcttaataaattgaacaaaCTTTTAAGCCTTTGGGaatctaaaaataattactttgaCGATGGAATAATCGAGAAGTTGAAGCAACCGAGTATATCTTGGTCAGAATACCAGGCCAGTTTAGTTTCAAAACATGCAAGTGCCATTACACCAATCACCACATCAACCAAACagacttttgaaaattatcaagctCAGCATCAGGCCTTCATCAATCATGCTATGAGACAAATTCAAACTATAGAGCAGCAGAAAATTTCCATTGATCAGCAGCTTAAAGCTCCACCACCTCCGCCACCGCAAATG AACCAACCAAATTTAAACATACCACCAACTCACACTGGGCCGCCTCCTCCAATGTCTGGTGGTGATATGAATTTTAGTCAGCCCCCACCAGGCTGGGGAGTTCCTGGGGCTCCGGAACCACCTCCGTTTACCAATGTTCCATTACCGGACTTCTCTAAACCACCACCTGGCTTTGGCCCTCCACCGATCATTCACGAACCATCCATGGAAGATCTTATGCCTAGTATGCCATACTTCGAATTACCAGCTGGCTTAATGGTCCCACTCATCAAATTGGAGGACGGCGAATATAAGTCATTAGATCCAGATGCTATAAGACTTCCACCACCGGCTCCACCGAGTGATAGATTAGTTGCTGCAGTCGAAGCATTTTATGCTCCTCCAAATCACGATTCACCCAGGGATAG TGACGGCTGGGAGAAACTCGGTCTGTATGAGTACTACAAGGCGAAAAATGCGGCACGCAAACGAAAGGAGGAAGACATTCTGAGTGGATTAAGACAGAGGTCTCGATCACCGTCCCCTATTTTAAGGCCACGATCTAAAAGCCCGAGTCCGCCCAAAAAACGATACAGAAGTAAATCTCGCAGCAGATCCAGGTCTAGATCGAAGGGCCGAAGCAGATCTAGATCACCAACGAGTAATCACCGGCGCAATTCCCGTAATAGTAGCAATCACAATAGCAGGAGTAGGAGAAACAGAAGAAATAGCAACAAAGAAAGGAGTCCAGACAGCAAGCGAGGGGACAGATCTGACCGAAGTCCTACGCCACCTAGTTTTCT GGGATCAACGTACAGCAAAGCACAGCAGGAGATAAGTTTAGATGAGAGTAATAAAGGCCatcaattattgaaaaaaatgggatgGGGTGGAGCTGGTTTGGGTGCAAATGAACAAGGAATTGAAGCACCGATATCAGGAGGGGAAATACGGGACAAAAATGACCAGTACAAAGGTGTTGGGATTAAT